A single window of Oscillospiraceae bacterium DNA harbors:
- a CDS encoding DUF4367 domain-containing protein, giving the protein MAPKNLNDKIFDAMLDVAAEEVLEQRLKEWEALDTEEHVFSPEFERKMRRLLKGRTRQVRVQKARRFFSRAAAVLVIFMVVGFALTMSVSAIRVQVLNTIIEYGETFFGVHFGGTADENSESDAYVYPEYVPVGYELEVDDEMPIGRIVSYKNEETGGVIDFLQLLKLESTVNTFDSEHVDIPYEVTYKDQRLLVFESNTEGYASYIIWESDTIFYELSASLPVDELLKIARSTFG; this is encoded by the coding sequence ATGGCGCCAAAAAATCTCAATGACAAAATATTTGACGCCATGCTGGATGTTGCGGCGGAAGAGGTTCTGGAACAGCGCCTCAAGGAGTGGGAGGCGCTGGACACGGAAGAACACGTCTTCTCGCCGGAATTTGAGCGAAAGATGAGACGTCTGCTCAAAGGAAGAACGAGGCAGGTTCGGGTTCAAAAGGCCAGGCGTTTCTTCAGCCGGGCGGCGGCAGTGCTGGTGATTTTCATGGTGGTCGGCTTTGCGCTGACCATGAGCGTGTCCGCCATACGGGTGCAGGTGCTGAATACGATCATCGAGTACGGAGAGACATTCTTCGGCGTCCATTTCGGAGGTACAGCTGATGAGAACAGTGAGAGCGATGCGTATGTGTACCCGGAATATGTTCCTGTCGGGTATGAGCTCGAGGTTGACGACGAGATGCCGATTGGAAGGATTGTTTCATACAAAAATGAAGAAACGGGCGGTGTTATAGACTTTTTGCAACTTTTGAAGCTGGAAAGTACAGTAAACACCTTTGACAGTGAACATGTAGACATACCATATGAAGTCACCTATAAAGACCAAAGGCTATTGGTTTTTGAATCGAATACAGAGGGGTATGCCAGTTATATTATCTGGGAGAGCGACACAATATTCTACGAACTGTCGGCCTCCTTGCCGGTTGACGAGCTTCTGAAGATCGCGAGATCTACATTTGGCTGA
- a CDS encoding sigma-70 family RNA polymerase sigma factor, translated as MAIFYFSAIEGKKKQDEAVELYIKYKSFMYNIANSVLEDHGEAEDAVHNAFIRIIENFEKFDLRDGHKTKSLIGMIVKGYAIDAYRHRENMVAVEELPEEDGDNGTSLEGQLIDRERYEDLKRHLASLDALYADVILLKYDGYSNAEMASLLGVTEDVVRQRLHRARVKLKKRLEMEGDQDGAKKSQ; from the coding sequence ATGGCAATATTTTACTTTTCTGCGATAGAGGGAAAGAAGAAACAGGACGAAGCTGTGGAACTATACATAAAATATAAGAGTTTTATGTATAACATTGCCAACAGCGTATTGGAGGATCACGGCGAGGCCGAGGATGCCGTACACAACGCGTTTATCCGCATCATCGAGAATTTTGAGAAATTTGATCTGCGAGACGGTCACAAAACGAAGAGCTTAATCGGTATGATAGTGAAGGGGTATGCCATCGATGCATACCGGCACAGGGAAAACATGGTGGCTGTTGAGGAACTGCCTGAGGAGGACGGCGACAACGGGACTTCACTGGAAGGACAGTTGATTGACCGGGAACGGTACGAAGATCTCAAAAGGCATCTTGCTTCTCTGGATGCGCTCTATGCCGACGTCATTTTGCTGAAATATGATGGGTACAGCAACGCGGAAATGGCTTCGCTGTTGGGCGTCACGGAGGACGTTGTGAGGCAGCGGCTGCACAGGGCTAGGGTCAAGCTCAAAAAACGGTTGGAAATGGAGGGAGATCAAGATGGCGCCAAAAAATCTCAATGA
- the gpr gene encoding GPR endopeptidase, giving the protein MIARRTDLAVEARELWEESAGETTRLPGVEARDYETRGCPVTAVRILSDEGARALGKPAGAYVTVELPRLIRGEPSAFADAARALAQELRPLLPLAPAAAVLVVGLGNRDITPDAVGPLAVEHVMVTRHLVDRLPDLFGHLRPVAAFAPGVLGSTGMESADIIRGVIAEARPDAVILVDALASRRLRRVCSTVQFADTGIVPGSGVGNARAALNRETLGLPAVAVGVPTVVDTATLCADLLEEAGAAAVDPAALAPHGGGMIVTPKEIDARVRELSKAVGYAINLCLQEDLSVEDVMDFLS; this is encoded by the coding sequence ATGATAGCGCGGCGGACCGATCTGGCGGTGGAAGCCAGGGAACTTTGGGAGGAAAGCGCCGGGGAAACGACGCGGCTCCCCGGGGTCGAAGCCCGGGACTATGAGACGCGCGGCTGCCCGGTCACCGCCGTGCGGATCTTGTCCGACGAAGGCGCGCGGGCGCTCGGCAAACCCGCCGGCGCCTATGTGACCGTCGAGCTGCCCCGGCTCATCCGCGGGGAACCGTCCGCCTTCGCGGACGCCGCGCGGGCGCTGGCCCAGGAACTGCGCCCACTGCTGCCGCTGGCGCCCGCGGCCGCCGTGCTCGTCGTGGGCCTCGGCAATCGCGACATCACCCCCGACGCCGTCGGACCGCTCGCCGTGGAACATGTCATGGTCACACGGCACCTCGTGGACCGGCTGCCGGACCTGTTCGGTCACCTGCGGCCGGTGGCCGCCTTCGCCCCCGGTGTGCTCGGCTCCACCGGCATGGAGAGCGCCGATATCATCCGGGGCGTGATCGCCGAGGCGCGCCCCGACGCCGTCATCCTCGTGGACGCGCTGGCCTCCCGCCGGCTCCGGCGCGTCTGTTCCACCGTGCAGTTCGCCGACACGGGCATCGTGCCGGGTTCCGGCGTGGGCAACGCCCGGGCCGCCCTAAATAGGGAGACGCTGGGCCTGCCCGCCGTCGCCGTGGGCGTCCCCACCGTGGTGGACACCGCCACGCTGTGCGCCGACCTGCTGGAGGAGGCCGGCGCCGCGGCGGTCGACCCCGCCGCGCTGGCGCCCCACGGCGGCGGGATGATCGTCACCCCCAAGGAAATCGACGCCCGTGTGCGCGAACTCTCTAAAGCCGTGGGTTACGCCATCAACCTCTGCCTCCAAGAAGACCTCTCCGTCGAGGACGTAATGGACTTCCTCAGCTGA
- a CDS encoding G5 domain-containing protein: MRVRYAIRNVLARGFAVLRGRGVAVTLLGVLALAAVVGLNRGTRLFVIYDGEQLIVHQTDTEDAGQALHEAGIRLSRNDTVSLPESTAGGVVEVRIERSQTVHMDVHGERYTLSTLGGTVGAVLSRSGITTGGFDEITPDVSTPVTSGMTISVVRREIVTEYKTEEIPFWNVRAPASELLVGKERLAQEGVVGERRHVYEITLRNGVPVSRVRVRIEVTTEPQNEIIEYGTRKPDPPKPKPAQPSITLKENAVAVPLAESGGGLLTTPSGEELAYGRVLEVTATAYTTEGRRQKRTASGTQARVGAIAVDPKVIPLGSKVYVEIPGGKWFYGLAVCEDTGGVIKGNKIDLFFNTESECMRFGRRKAIVYVLD, encoded by the coding sequence TTGAGAGTACGATACGCGATACGAAATGTGCTTGCGCGCGGCTTTGCGGTCCTGCGCGGGCGCGGCGTGGCCGTCACGCTGCTCGGCGTGCTGGCGCTGGCCGCCGTCGTCGGGCTGAACCGGGGGACTAGGCTGTTTGTGATCTACGACGGCGAGCAGCTCATCGTCCACCAGACCGATACGGAGGACGCCGGTCAGGCGCTGCACGAGGCCGGCATCCGACTCAGCCGGAACGACACGGTCTCCCTGCCCGAGAGCACGGCCGGCGGCGTGGTGGAGGTACGCATTGAGCGCTCCCAGACCGTGCACATGGACGTCCACGGCGAACGGTACACGCTGTCAACCTTGGGCGGTACGGTGGGCGCGGTGCTCAGCCGGTCGGGGATCACCACGGGCGGGTTCGACGAGATCACGCCGGACGTCTCGACGCCCGTCACGAGCGGGATGACGATCTCGGTGGTGCGCCGGGAGATTGTCACCGAGTACAAGACCGAGGAGATTCCGTTCTGGAACGTCCGGGCGCCCGCGTCCGAGCTGCTTGTCGGGAAGGAGCGTCTCGCCCAGGAGGGCGTCGTCGGAGAGCGGCGGCATGTCTACGAGATCACGCTGCGCAACGGCGTGCCGGTGTCCCGGGTCCGCGTGCGCATCGAGGTGACGACAGAGCCGCAAAACGAGATCATCGAGTACGGCACGCGCAAGCCGGACCCGCCGAAGCCGAAACCGGCGCAGCCCAGCATCACACTGAAGGAGAACGCCGTGGCAGTGCCGCTGGCGGAGAGCGGGGGCGGCTTGCTGACGACGCCCTCGGGCGAGGAGCTGGCTTACGGCCGCGTCTTGGAGGTGACGGCGACCGCCTACACCACCGAGGGGCGCCGCCAGAAGCGGACGGCTTCGGGCACACAGGCCCGTGTGGGCGCCATCGCCGTCGATCCCAAGGTGATTCCGCTGGGGTCGAAGGTGTACGTGGAGATCCCCGGCGGCAAGTGGTTCTACGGCCTGGCCGTATGCGAGGACACGGGCGGCGTCATCAAGGGCAACAAGATCGATCTGTTTTTCAACACCGAGTCTGAATGCATGCGGTTCGGGCGCCGCAAAGCGATTGTCTATGTACTGGACTGA
- the flgF gene encoding flagellar basal-body rod protein FlgF, which translates to MLRSLYTAATAMLTDTRRMDVISNNLANAETRGFRADTLVTQSFRDMLISRLNDPNVNVYTTVGPHNTGIHIDRVYTSFVQGPLEETQLSTDLALAGDGFFAVETPDGERYTRNGSFSVDADGYLVTPTGQYVLGQSGRLRVGSGDFTVTAEGGVTAGGVQTDRLRVVRFADNSLLRKDRDSLMYNLEPETNPPVSAAAEVRQGTLEGANVDTARELVDMIQVYRHYELNQRVLRMVDESLGRAVNDIARV; encoded by the coding sequence ATGCTGAGATCCCTATACACGGCCGCCACGGCCATGCTCACCGACACACGCCGCATGGATGTGATCAGCAACAACCTGGCAAACGCGGAGACAAGGGGGTTCAGGGCGGACACCTTGGTCACGCAGTCCTTCCGAGACATGCTCATCTCCCGCCTGAACGATCCCAACGTCAATGTGTACACCACGGTGGGCCCGCACAACACCGGGATCCACATCGACCGGGTGTACACTTCGTTTGTCCAGGGGCCGCTGGAGGAGACGCAGCTGTCCACCGACCTGGCGCTGGCCGGCGACGGGTTCTTCGCAGTGGAGACCCCCGACGGGGAACGCTACACCCGCAACGGCAGTTTCTCGGTGGACGCGGATGGCTACCTCGTCACCCCGACCGGGCAGTACGTGCTGGGGCAAAGCGGGCGGCTGCGCGTGGGGTCCGGCGACTTCACGGTGACGGCGGAGGGCGGCGTCACCGCGGGCGGCGTTCAGACGGACCGGCTGCGCGTCGTGCGCTTTGCGGACAACAGCCTGCTGCGCAAGGATCGGGACAGCCTCATGTACAACTTGGAACCGGAGACCAATCCGCCGGTTTCCGCGGCCGCGGAGGTGCGCCAGGGCACCCTGGAGGGCGCCAATGTGGACACCGCCCGGGAACTGGTCGACATGATTCAGGTCTACCGACACTACGAACTGAACCAGCGGGTTCTGCGCATGGTGGACGAGTCCCTCGGCCGCGCCGTGAACGACATCGCCCGGGTATAG
- a CDS encoding flagellar hook-basal body protein produces the protein MIQTMYNGLHGMLSHQQNLDTIANNIANVNTHGYKRSRTEFKETLYARMLSPTDNAPQINLQRGTGVVPAQTLHNFGQGASLDTARTLDFALEGPGFFTVVTPAGERLYTRDGAFYLTPEADGDYLVDKQGCYLLGADGARIRIPGDASSLSADARGALSLRTETGDDAVPFARLALTEFDNPGGLQAAGDSRYRPSENAGAPREAIDTTLRQGALEASNVDYAEEMARLIRAQRAYQLSSRCVTTADQMAQICNSIRS, from the coding sequence TTGATTCAAACCATGTACAACGGCCTGCACGGCATGCTGTCGCACCAGCAAAATCTCGACACCATCGCGAACAACATCGCGAACGTCAACACGCACGGATACAAACGGAGCCGGACGGAGTTCAAGGAGACCTTGTATGCCCGTATGCTCTCCCCCACGGACAACGCCCCCCAGATCAACCTGCAGCGGGGCACCGGGGTGGTGCCCGCGCAGACGCTTCACAACTTCGGGCAGGGCGCCTCGCTCGACACAGCGCGCACTCTGGATTTCGCGCTGGAGGGGCCGGGTTTCTTTACGGTGGTCACGCCCGCCGGCGAGCGGCTCTACACGCGGGACGGCGCCTTCTATCTGACGCCGGAGGCGGACGGCGACTACCTGGTCGACAAGCAGGGCTGTTACCTGCTGGGCGCTGACGGCGCGCGCATCCGCATCCCCGGCGACGCGTCCTCCCTCTCGGCTGACGCGCGCGGCGCCCTGTCTCTCCGGACGGAGACGGGGGATGACGCCGTCCCCTTTGCGCGCCTCGCCCTCACCGAATTCGACAACCCCGGCGGCCTGCAGGCCGCCGGAGACAGCCGCTATCGCCCGAGCGAGAACGCGGGCGCGCCCCGGGAGGCGATCGACACCACGCTGCGGCAGGGCGCGCTGGAGGCCTCCAACGTCGACTACGCGGAGGAGATGGCGCGGCTCATCCGGGCACAGCGCGCTTACCAGCTCTCCTCCCGCTGCGTGACCACCGCCGACCAGATGGCCCAGATCTGCAACAGCATCCGGTCGTAA
- a CDS encoding flagellar protein, with product MDIRQCRRCRKLFNYVGHFNCPACVHELDDIFTKVRNYLYDHPQADMPSLCEASGAEEEDVLGWLREGRLILGSDAAAMLVCENCRKPIKTGRYCDACAALVRSQLAETAETLGEKARPEEKTAGRPGCAANRPAPSEGVWSRKFLDIRGGNK from the coding sequence ATGGATATCCGTCAGTGCCGGCGATGCCGTAAGCTCTTCAACTATGTCGGACACTTCAACTGTCCCGCCTGTGTGCATGAGCTCGACGACATCTTCACAAAAGTGCGCAATTACCTGTACGATCACCCGCAGGCGGATATGCCGTCCCTCTGCGAGGCCAGCGGGGCGGAGGAAGAAGACGTTCTGGGCTGGCTGCGGGAGGGGCGGTTGATTCTGGGCAGCGACGCCGCGGCGATGCTCGTCTGTGAGAATTGCCGCAAACCCATCAAAACCGGCCGTTACTGCGACGCGTGCGCCGCCCTGGTGCGCTCACAGCTCGCGGAGACGGCGGAGACCCTGGGCGAAAAAGCCCGGCCGGAGGAGAAGACGGCCGGACGACCGGGGTGTGCCGCCAACCGGCCGGCGCCGAGCGAAGGGGTCTGGTCGCGCAAGTTCCTCGACATCCGCGGTGGGAACAAATAA
- the flgM gene encoding flagellar biosynthesis anti-sigma factor FlgM translates to MKIASVPLSAQVNIYGKTGRKAPAPRAGSQAPDMVEFSQNARPLDEFLRVAQSTPDVRMERVTMLRQQIEAGTYRVEGRAVAEKLLAHAAARL, encoded by the coding sequence ATGAAGATCGCATCGGTACCCCTGTCTGCCCAGGTGAATATCTATGGGAAGACAGGCCGCAAGGCCCCCGCGCCGCGCGCCGGTTCCCAGGCGCCGGACATGGTAGAGTTTTCTCAGAACGCACGCCCGCTCGACGAGTTTCTGCGCGTCGCCCAAAGTACGCCGGACGTCCGCATGGAAAGAGTGACGATGCTCCGGCAACAAATCGAAGCCGGCACATACCGCGTGGAAGGCCGCGCGGTGGCGGAAAAACTGCTGGCCCACGCGGCCGCAAGACTCTAA
- a CDS encoding flagellar protein FlgN: MQTLLDTFCAVLTAERDVHRELLHLSEAKKVATTENNLSDLDGIVKQEQNLLARLNEWERKRRDCVNALAARLGQRAADIVLQDFLNVSDVRHAEQLNALYTELTDLLDRQVRLNEVNRKLIESRLEYIQYTLDAVSQRQSPSRLYGVDGADAPSPSRKNNIIDQKV, from the coding sequence ATGCAGACACTGCTTGATACTTTTTGCGCGGTGCTCACCGCCGAACGCGATGTGCACAGGGAACTTTTGCATCTCTCCGAGGCCAAAAAGGTCGCTACCACCGAAAACAACCTCTCCGACCTCGACGGCATTGTCAAACAGGAGCAGAATTTGCTGGCCCGTTTGAACGAATGGGAGCGAAAGCGCAGGGACTGCGTGAACGCACTGGCCGCCCGTCTTGGGCAGCGCGCCGCCGACATTGTGCTGCAGGACTTTTTAAACGTGAGCGACGTGCGGCACGCGGAACAGCTAAACGCCCTCTACACCGAGCTCACCGATCTGCTCGACCGTCAGGTGCGCCTGAATGAAGTCAACCGGAAACTGATCGAGTCCCGCCTGGAATACATCCAGTACACGCTAGACGCCGTATCCCAACGGCAGAGTCCCTCCCGCCTCTACGGCGTGGACGGCGCCGACGCGCCGTCGCCGTCGCGAAAAAACAACATCATCGATCAAAAGGTGTGA
- the flgK gene encoding flagellar hook-associated protein FlgK encodes MRSTFAGLDIANRGLFVAQRQIDLAGHNIANANTAGYTRQRFVTAAVPPPGMNTLWLPIDKGRTGGGVVTLTVEQIRDRFLDKQVRNELTRTAYWDERSAALSYIEDIFNDIDATSLNTVMNGFFNSLQELSKNTTDGAVRAEAVEKAKSMTDMFHSYYSKFTDQMYQQDEMVVAQGKHISDLGRQIAELNQAVFKYELTGNNANDLRDKRNLLLDELAGFVDISYQEVGSGKTDINGMELTTLVVQIGGADFIDHSTFREITAVQTVVNDIVGGSASLAPLHELQFADDSSAVPVTGGAVRSYLDLRDGNSASTQGLPYFKAQLDTLVRSLVTEFNAVHETGYTLPYVDGSGVTHPSRTGVPFFDPAGLTIDAFSLSADILASPYNAVASDEPVQMDANGHYETGNNRTVLEQLIKLAQRSDLPAVDNFEKFYNTFITELASEVAHANKMAEQEYALLDGLTAQRASVSGVSLDEEMTDLLRFQHAYNAAARVITTMDEALDVLINRTGRVGL; translated from the coding sequence ATGCGTTCTACGTTTGCGGGCCTGGATATCGCCAACCGCGGGCTCTTTGTCGCCCAGCGGCAGATCGACTTGGCCGGCCACAACATTGCCAACGCCAATACGGCAGGCTACACCCGCCAGCGCTTCGTCACCGCCGCGGTGCCGCCGCCGGGGATGAATACCCTGTGGCTGCCCATCGACAAGGGCCGGACGGGCGGCGGCGTGGTCACGCTGACAGTGGAGCAGATTCGCGACCGCTTTCTTGATAAACAGGTGCGAAATGAACTCACTCGGACTGCGTACTGGGACGAACGGAGCGCCGCCCTCTCCTACATCGAAGATATCTTCAACGACATAGACGCCACCAGCCTCAACACCGTCATGAACGGCTTCTTCAACAGCTTACAGGAGCTCTCCAAGAACACGACGGACGGCGCGGTGCGCGCCGAGGCAGTGGAGAAGGCCAAGTCTATGACGGACATGTTCCACTCGTACTACAGCAAATTCACCGACCAGATGTACCAACAGGACGAGATGGTCGTCGCCCAGGGCAAGCACATCAGCGACTTGGGCCGGCAAATCGCCGAACTAAACCAGGCCGTTTTTAAATATGAGCTGACCGGCAACAACGCAAACGACCTGCGCGACAAGCGCAATCTGCTGCTCGACGAGTTGGCTGGCTTTGTGGACATCTCGTACCAGGAGGTGGGCTCCGGCAAGACGGACATCAACGGGATGGAACTGACCACGCTCGTGGTCCAAATCGGTGGGGCGGACTTCATCGACCACAGCACATTCCGGGAGATCACCGCCGTGCAAACCGTCGTCAACGACATCGTCGGCGGTTCCGCCTCCCTCGCCCCGCTCCACGAACTGCAGTTCGCCGACGACAGCAGCGCCGTACCGGTCACGGGCGGCGCCGTGCGCTCTTACCTGGACCTGCGCGACGGCAACTCGGCGAGTACCCAGGGCCTGCCCTACTTCAAGGCGCAGCTCGACACGCTTGTGCGTTCGCTCGTCACAGAGTTCAACGCGGTTCACGAAACCGGCTATACCCTGCCCTACGTCGACGGAAGCGGGGTCACGCACCCCAGCCGGACGGGCGTCCCGTTCTTTGACCCGGCGGGGCTGACGATCGACGCGTTCTCGCTGTCCGCCGACATCCTGGCGAGCCCCTACAACGCGGTGGCCTCGGACGAGCCCGTCCAGATGGACGCAAACGGTCATTACGAAACCGGCAACAACCGAACGGTGCTGGAGCAGCTCATCAAGCTGGCGCAGCGCAGCGACCTCCCGGCGGTGGACAATTTCGAGAAATTTTACAACACTTTCATCACCGAGCTGGCCTCGGAGGTGGCCCACGCCAACAAGATGGCGGAGCAGGAGTACGCCCTGCTCGACGGACTCACGGCCCAGCGGGCCTCGGTGTCGGGCGTCTCTCTCGACGAGGAGATGACGGATCTGCTGCGCTTCCAGCACGCCTATAACGCCGCCGCCCGCGTGATCACCACGATGGATGAAGCCCTCGACGTGCTGATCAACCGCACCGGCCGCGTCGGCCTGTAA